Part of the Candidatus Paceibacterota bacterium genome, TATTACAGCTATTATTAGAAGTCTGGACATCTCGACTGCTTCAATTTTAATTCTGCCAGTAAAATATGCCTTCTCAACCTCCTTTATTTTCTTTGCCTGATTCTTTTTAAATTCGTAGACAATTTCTGTACCCCTCTGACCATTTTCGTAAGTAAATCCTGAATTTTTTCTGTATACTTTACCAAAATAAATTCCTTCTCTTATTAATACAGCAATTAAACCTAAATCTTCATCAAAGGCATCTTTTACATATTCCGCATCAGGAAAGTTTATAGTGCACTTATTCTTTTCTACTTCTACAAGGCTACATTCATCTGTCCATACAGGATTGCCAGATGTTGCCTTTTTCTTTCCTTTTGTCTTTATTTTGACCACTTTTGCTTTTTTCATAATCTTATTCTTAAATCTACCAATAATAGTCAGAATCTACGCTTATTTGGCTACATTGTCCATAAGCTAGAGCTTAAGCAAAAACACTGGAAAAATGGCCTAATTTGTGGAATAATGGGGTTTCTTAATATGAAATAAATTATTAAATGATATGGCGCTTCAAGATAATGAAAAACGGGATATTCTCAAATATATTGAATCCGGGAAGCCCTTGCCGGACAAATATCGGTTTCTCCTATTTGAAGACAAACAGGAAGTAGAGCTTGTATGGAATGGCAAAACTGATGAAGTAACTAATACAGTCCTTCCTTTCCAAATCATTGAACAAGTTGATGAACCTAGAAGCGATAAAGAAACAAAACTGCAAACAAGCCTTTTTGATGACAGAGGAAGACAGATTACAGATTGGACGAATAAGCTAATCTGGGGAGATAACAAACTAATTCTCTCTAGTTTGAAGAATGGTCCAATGCGTCAAGAGATCGAGAAGCAAGGAGGCATAAAACTTATCTATATAGACCCTCCATTTGATGTAGGCGCTGATTTTTCTATGAATATAGAGATTGGTGATGAAGAATTTACCAAAAGACCAAATGTACTTGAGGAATTGGCTTATCGAGATACGTGGGGCAAAGGCGCTGATAGTTTTATTGCAATGATCTATGAACGACTTTGTTTAATGCGGGATTTGCTTGCTGAAGACGGAAGTATTTATGTGCACTGTGATTGGAGAGTGAACAGTTATATGCGATTAATACTCGATGAGATATTTGGCAAAAAGAATTATATTAATGAAATAACGTGGAAAAGGAGTGATTCGCATAATGACGGTAATAGACTCGGAATGGTAGATGATAGAATTTTGCATTATCAAAAAAATGAAAATAGAACTAATAATAGGCAATACCAAGAATACTCAGAGGAATATATAAACGATTTTTATAATAAAAAAGATCCTGACGGTAGAGTATATAGGCTTGATCATTTTACAAAACCTAAGGGGAGTAGGGGTTATTTCTACAACTATAAAACTGCTATTCCTCCACCAAATGGTTGGAGATGTCCAATTGAAACGATGAAAAAATATGATGAGGGTGGCCTACTCATATTTATGGGAAATAAAGTTTATAAAAAAAGGTATCTGGATGAACAACCTGGAAATCCAATTAATACAATTTGGGATGACATTACCGGTCAATTAGGATCACAAAGTCAGGATTATCCAACACAAAAACCCGAAGCTCTTATTGAAAGAATAATTAATGCTTCCTCAAACGAAGGTGATATTGTAGCAGATTTTTTTATTGGATCTGGTACTACACTTGCAGTATCTGAAAAACTTGGACGAAAATGGATTGGTAGCGATCTCGGTAAATTCTCTATACATACCACTCGTAAGCGTATGATCGGAGTACAGAGACAATTAAAAGAAGAAAATAAGAATTATCGTGCTTTTGAAATACTTAACCTCGGTAAATATGAGAGACAACACTATGTAGGTATCAATCCTAATCTACGAGAAGAGGAAAAGGCGCAACAGATAGCTCAAAAAGAAAGAGATTTTGTAGCTTTAATTCTATCTGCATATAAAGCAGAAGCGTTTGATGGGTTTAAGACATTCCATGGAAAGAAAAATTCTAGGCTTATAGCTATTGGCCCAATTAATCTTCCTGTATCAAGGTTATTCGTTGATGCAGTTATTAAAGAAGCAGTTGAAAAGCAGATCACCAAGATTGATGTTCTAGGCTTCGAGTTTGAAATGGGTCTATTCCCTAATATTCAAGAGGAAGCACAGAGTAAAGGTATTGATCTTGGACTTAAGTATATTCCACGAGATGTTTTCGATAAAAGAGCTATAGAGAAGAATCAAATAGTTTTTCATGATGTCTCATATATCGAAGTAAAACCTATAGTG contains:
- a CDS encoding site-specific DNA-methyltransferase gives rise to the protein MALQDNEKRDILKYIESGKPLPDKYRFLLFEDKQEVELVWNGKTDEVTNTVLPFQIIEQVDEPRSDKETKLQTSLFDDRGRQITDWTNKLIWGDNKLILSSLKNGPMRQEIEKQGGIKLIYIDPPFDVGADFSMNIEIGDEEFTKRPNVLEELAYRDTWGKGADSFIAMIYERLCLMRDLLAEDGSIYVHCDWRVNSYMRLILDEIFGKKNYINEITWKRSDSHNDGNRLGMVDDRILHYQKNENRTNNRQYQEYSEEYINDFYNKKDPDGRVYRLDHFTKPKGSRGYFYNYKTAIPPPNGWRCPIETMKKYDEGGLLIFMGNKVYKKRYLDEQPGNPINTIWDDITGQLGSQSQDYPTQKPEALIERIINASSNEGDIVADFFIGSGTTLAVSEKLGRKWIGSDLGKFSIHTTRKRMIGVQRQLKEENKNYRAFEILNLGKYERQHYVGINPNLREEEKAQQIAQKERDFVALILSAYKAEAFDGFKTFHGKKNSRLIAIGPINLPVSRLFVDAVIKEAVEKQITKIDVLGFEFEMGLFPNIQEEAQSKGIDLGLKYIPRDVFDKRAIEKNQIVFHDVSYIEVKPIVKKGSVAIELTDFSVFYNQDSLKEVEENLKAGGKKLIIDNGQIIKITKDKENVLSREVLTKKWTDWIDYWAVDFNFESKKEIIQKTNEEGKVEEVWTGDYVFENEWQDFRTKKKRDLILTTPPMEVVPGKRKIAIKVVDIFGNDTMKIIDITV